The genomic DNA ACATTGTTAGTTCGTGCGCATCGTCAGGTATTTCGGCAGAAAACGTTTGTGTCCGTTTAGTTTAAACAATGCCGAGAGTACGGAGATCTACAGCGAAGGTGCAGGAAGCTGATGCTCAGAAGATGGATGAAGTTGCTGTTAACGTTTCGCAAGAACTCGTTGATGAGAACAATGATGGTAACGTTACGATTTTAGAGCAACTGATCGTAGCTGAGAAATCCAAGCACGCTACCGAAATGGCATTGCGAAAGGAGCTGATTGAActgaaaaaacaacatcaaatggAACTACGGGAATTGCAGGAATCTTTGGATTCCATCACGGAAGAGAAACCGAAGGTTTCACGTCGCATAACAAAAGATCAAGCAGCGGCCAGGAAAACTATTTCTTTGGCACTTCCCAAGTTCTGTGGAGAACCAGATGTGTGGCCGTTTTTCATCAGCAGCTTCAAAACAACAACGGAAGATTGTACACCGGTGAGTAGTCAGAAAGCAGGGAAGTACGAAGCTCTGAAACAACGCTCCAGACCAGTGAAATCGAATGCAGTCCAAATGCGCAACAACGTGCATGATTTGGAAAATAGTGGAGTCAACCAGCTCAAGATGACCTGTTGGGTGTGCAGCAACACAGGGCATAGCCTCAAGGAGTGTGACCAGTTTAAGGAGATGACGCTAGTCGATCGTTTCAAAACATTGGAGAAGCTCAAAATATGTAAGTTGTGTTTGTCCCGTTCCTGCCGCGGTAAATGTAAAATTGCTTACAAATGTCGGGTAGAAGGGTGTAACAGTAGACATCATACATTAATGCACTGTGCAGAGGAAGTTCTCCAAGTTCACTCAGAAACAGCTAGCCCTGGAACTGTCATCTATCGCACGATGCCGATTACACTATATGCGGAACGAAACAGTGTCGATGTCATCGCCTTTATCGACGAAGGGTCGTCGGGAACTTTGCTGGAAGCCGGAGTCGCCAAACGACTGAATGTTACTGGACCAACGGAACCGCTGGTTATCTCGTGGACGAACAGCATCAAGCGTGAAGAACATGATTCAAAGAGATTTTCGTTGAAAACTTCAGCCCAGGGTTCGTCAGAAAGGTGGAATCTACTGAACGTTAGAACTGTATCAGAGCTGTTACTGCCTAAGCCAAAAAAGTCAGTAGCTGAAGTAATCAAGAAATATAAACATCTTTCAGACGTTCCAGTGCTAGACCACCCTAATGAAGCGCCATCTATGATTATTGGTCTGGATAACATAGATTTGTTTGCAGCTTTGGAAACTCGAATCGGCAACCGCGGAGAACCGATAGCTGTAAGGTCCAAGCTAGGATGGACGGTGTACGGTGTCGATGGATATCGTAAGGTGTATAACGTTCCCGTAAATATGCACCAGATCCAGTCTTTGGACAACAGACAGCTGCACGACATGATGAAACAACAATACCAGCTGGAAGAGCTTCGCAGCGATAACTACAACCCGCCAATAGCGAACGAAGAACAACGAGCTAGAGATATCCTAGAGAAAACCACGTGTCGAGTAGGAGATCGGTTTCAAACGGGACTGTTGTGGCGTGATGATGTTCGAGAACTTCCCGAAAGCTACCCCATGGCGGAGAAGAGAATGCTACAACTGTCCAGAAAGCTCAGTAAGAAACCGGATCTGAACACTGCGGTATGTCGGATGATACAAGAGTATCAAGACAAAGGATATGCTCACGAGCTAGCGGAGTCGGAGTTAGTCGAAGGCGCCTATGAACCGGTATGGTATTTACCATTGAACGTGGTACAACATGCAAAGAAGCCAGACAAGATAAGACTTGTTTGGGATGCTGCAGCATCAGTAGATGGAGTATCTTTAAACTCTCTACTGCTTAAAGGACCGGACATGTTGGTCCCGCTTCCGAAGATCATCTGTAAATTCCGTGAGAAACCCATCGCGTTTGGAGGGGACATCAAGGAGATGTTCCATCAGCTACGGATTTGTGAGAAAGACAAACATGCTCAGCGATTTCTATTTGGAACAAAGCCCTGCGGAGCACCTCGTGTGTACGTGATGGACGTTGCGACCTTTGGTGCTACCTGCTCGCCCTGCTCAGCACAGTACGTGAAGAACCTGAATGCTCGGGAGTTCGCCGAACAGTTTCCCGGAGCAGCGTCAGCAATCATCGGGAATCATTACGTGGATAATTATTACGACAGTGCAGACAGCGTTGGCGAAGCGGTTGAGTTGGCGAAGGATGTGAGGTACGTACACTCCCGTGGAGGGTTCCACATTCGTAATTGGGTTTCAAACAGCATGGAGTTTctggaagctttggaagagcgGAACGCGACATCAACTCTTCGCTTTACGGATGATAAGGAGTCAACATTCGATCGAGTGCTGGGAATATGCTGGAAACCTCAAGAAGACGTCTTCTGTTTTGAAGCCACGACCGAGATGGAATTGAGCAAGTATGTTACAGGTACCATCCGTCCTTCGAAACGTGTCGTATTGAGTGTAGTAATGGCTCAATTCGATCCGATGGGTTTCATCACACCAGTAACAATACGAGGAAAGATGCTCATACAAGACCTCTGGAGATCGGGATGTGATTGGGACACAGCGATAGATGCGGAGTCACATGGGAAGTGGGTGTTGTGGATCAAATCATTAATGAGTCTAAAATCGTTGCAGATACCACGATGTTATTTCGGAGACTCAAGATCCCAAGACGTATCAGACATCCAGCTTCATGTCTTCACAGATGCCAGCGAGACGGCCTTTGGATGCGTGGCTTACCTAAGAGCAATCGTGCATGGCAAAGTATGCTGTACGTTGGTGATGAGTCGGTCGAAGGTTGCACCCCTTAAACCATTGTCAGTACCGCGTTTGGAGCTTCAAGCGGCGGTGCTGGGTGTTCGACTGGCGAAAACCGTTATCGAGTCCCATCATCTGGTTATCTCAAGACAGTTCTTCTGGACAGATTCCAAAGTGGTGTTGTCCTGGATAAGATCGGATGTGCGACGTTACAAACAGTTCGTGGGACTGAGAGTAGGAGAGATTCTCGGTAATAGCAGCGTAGAGGATTGGAGTTGGGTGCCGTCGAGTGAAAATGTAGCAGATGTAATCACTAAATGGGGAAAGACCAACAGCCCCGTTGATGAGAGTGTATGGATACATGGACCTGCATTTTTGAGCAAGAACGAAGACGAATGGCCGCCTCAACAGAAGCCGGAGCTTAACACCGCGGAGGAGATACGAGTACACTTGCTGATACATGACGTGATGGTACCTGGAGCACTTATAGACGCCAGTCGTATTTCCAAGTGGACGGTGTTGGTGCGTACCGTGGCGTGTGTACTGCGATTTATTTCGAACTGCCGCAGGAAAGCAAAAGGAGAACCCCTCGAGACGTTGCGAGCGACGGAGAATCATCTACGACTACTATTGAACGCAAAGGTACAAAGCCGGCGAACCCCTCTTCAGCAAAACGAGTACGACAAGTCTGAGAAGCTATTGATGAGAGTAGCACAATCTGAATGCTTTGTAGACGAGATCAAGGTTATGACTAAGAATATGGGTCGCCCCTCAGAACAATGGATGAGCCTCGACAAGGGTAGCCCGCTCTATAAGCTATCTCCATTGCTAGATGAGGACGGACTTATACGGATGGAAGGACGAACTGAGCAAGCCAAGTTTCTTCCGTTTAGTCTACGATTTCCGGTGATCTTACCAGACAAGCATCCGATTACAGAGTCCATCGTGCGTCATTACCACGAGAGAAGTGGTCACGGCTACCGCGAAGCAGTAAAGAACGAGCTCCGTCGAGCGTACTTCATAATACACCTAGACGCTACAGTTCGGAGAGTATCatcggcgtgtgtgtggtgcaagGTGCACCGGAACCGTCCGAAGGTGCCGAGGATGGCACCCTTACCTGTTCAACGTCTAACGCCTTTTTTAAGACCTTTCAGCTTCACTGGAGTTGATTATCTCGGACCGTTTACCGTAACCGTTGGAAGACGTTCGGAGAAGCGCTGGATAGTGCTGTTTACCTGCCTGGTGGTCCGAGCCGTCCATCTCGAAGTTGCCAGTGAGCTGACTACGCAGTCCTGCATGATGACCATCCGACGTTTCGTCTGTCGTAGAGGCTGGCCAATGGAATTCCTGTCGGACAACGGCACCAATTTCCAAGGTGCCAGCAAGCTGATAGTCACCGCGATCGATGAGGATTGTGCTGATCAGATGACGAATGCTAGGACCAAATGGACGTTCAATCCTCCAGCAGCACCCCATATGGGAGGGGTGTGGGAGCGTCTCGTGCGGTCGGTGAAAGACGTTTTGAAGGCCCTTGACGATGGGCGACGCCTTACTGACGAGATTCTGCAAACCAGCGTTCTGGAGGCCGAAGACATCATCAATTCCAGACCGTTAGTAACAGTGTCGCAACATGGAAGTGACGAAGAGACACTAACACCTAACCATTTTCTGCGTGGAGTGCATGGTAGAGACGAACGCGTCGTCCCCCCTACTAACCCTAAGATAGCGATGCGTGATACATATGAGAGGTCCCAGCAACTTGCAGATCTAATGTGGGAAAAATGGGTAAAAGAGTATGCTCCCACTCTGAATCAAAGGAAGAAGTGGTTTGGGGATAATCGATCGCTAGGAGTAGGTGACTTAGTCTATGTGGTAGATGGCAAATGTAGAAAGCAATGGGTGCGGGGAATTGTTGAAGAGGTCATAAAGGCAGGAGACGGACGGGTACGCCAGGTTTGGGTACGCACACAGAACGGAAGGTTCAAGCGAGCAGTACACAATCTTGCTGTATTGGAAGTAGAGTAAAGGGTAACGCCAGTAAGGATACACTGGGTTACGGGCGGGGGGATGTCCAGGTGACAGCGGTCATCTGGATCTCAAAATTGTTAATTGGGCACCAAGCGATAGGAGAGCGATAGGAGTgcgagaggagagagagagcgtgagaaCGGTGTCGTGATCGTCGCAGGGTCAGATTAGTCGAGATAGCGCAGGCCTACCCGGCAAACAATTCGGGTCAGTTTGTAGGTGaggggtatgtagaaatcgtgcgaaaatgggtgaaactcGTGGGGGGCAATCTCGCTCGGGCGAACTAGCTGTTTTGCTCGTTGCAGCGCATTCGCTGTGCTGTctttgaatgtgtgcgtgcgtcaaaagcgagcaaaacgccgctgtgtcaaaaaatgtgtaaacaaactcagtTGGAGTTCAGAAAAGTAAACATGCGCAATCCGCTTGGTTATGTGCAAAAATTCGTGAAATAATCtaaatattctttattttgaacaGATCTTACTTATTACCGATATGTGCAGTGCCTTggaataacaaaaattgcttcaaaaaagctgtgtgtgtggctgatacTCTAGCATCTTTCCATGTGTGTAAACAACGCCAAGAGTATTACTGTTTTGTgatcatcatatttcattcggATTGCACATTACCGGGCAGAAAAGGGTAACGTATTGTTTTCCATACTGCTGTGTTCATAGCAACACCTactgttatttcatttgcgctcatattacaccttgtttaacctattttttttcctacctccacccatagCTTCAAGCAACCAATTTTGTACAGCATCCGCACGCTGTATGaaggtgtaaaacaaattttcatctgTAAGATGCTCTTCAAACCTGTCCAGTGACTCTTCGTTGCTTATATATTGCATCGGGATGGTTTGAGCATTGCGTCGCACGCCTTTCATCGGGTGTGTTGTGGCCACTATCGCAGCCAGTTCGGGCAGTTCGGGCATccagttttaataataaacagTGTGAACAAAAATCGTGCCCACGACAAGTTGTTTTTACTTGAACTAACTCTGTGTTCTTATTTACATTAATAGATACGGTGGACGGATGAATGCTGCTTGCTGACGACTGCTCTTCGTGAAATGTTGATCCCGGTGATGATGAAACACACGGTTCCGGTGTCATGCTTGGTGACGGCTGACGGAATCCTTGATGCACGACAGTCGTTTTTGCCGGTCGCGCAAAGTCATGCGCGCATGAaccagcagctgaagcaacagACGATTTCGGCGTCACACTTGTGGTCGCTAGTGGAACAACACGCACGGAACTAGCAGGCACAAGAATCATCCCACGTATCGCTTTCGTTGAGGGCTGCGATCCTCGCTTTTGTGCCATCGATCCTGCCGGacgcgtagcgatatccacggaaccagcagtgagagcagtaGAAGATTCCGACCGGCAGTAAATGCCGGTACCGGCGTCGCACTAGTGGACGGCTGCgatcctcgcttttgttctaccgatcctgccggtcgcgtagcgatatccatGGAACCAGCATCGGGGGCAAGAGACGgttccggcgtcggtcttGATGACGTTCGCGGTCCAAAAACACGGACGATCGCTCCTGTGGAGCATAACACAGCCGAAGGCAGTTGTTGCAGTGCAAAATGGCGCCCTTTCTTTGGTGGTTCCGACATTATATTTTGGCTGAAATAAtcaatcgttttattattttttatgtaagtatgataataatttgattcattgtcatgcacttaatcttacttacttttatttatttatttttcaggtGAAACTGCTGAGTTGtatttcaatgctgctttgcgCCTTGAAATctgaatgtttatgttttcaactgtgaatttcaataaagggtaacaatcacacgcacaatgccacattcatgctagatgacacgcacacactgaaagAAATCGCGGCGAAACAGCCAAGGGGCGAAATGGATGAAATGGGCGAAAAGCAgtcgaaatttgaaaatcgtcataaaacgcgtctaagtgatggcttttatgacggatttttgcttcgggatttttcctccatttcgctcgatttctacatacccctGGCCATCAATCGTGCTAGCCGGGTAGTGATCGGACCCGTTTTTGAGTTTGAAT from Anopheles stephensi strain Indian chromosome 2, UCI_ANSTEP_V1.0, whole genome shotgun sequence includes the following:
- the LOC118502817 gene encoding uncharacterized protein LOC118502817, with product MPRVRRSTAKVQEADAQKMDEVAVNVSQELVDENNDGNVTILEQLIVAEKSKHATEMALRKELIELKKQHQMELRELQESLDSITEEKPKVSRRITKDQAAARKTISLALPKFCGEPDVWPFFISSFKTTTEDCTPVSSQKAGKYEALKQRSRPVKSNAVQMRNNVHDLENSGVNQLKMTCWVCSNTGHSLKECDQFKEMTLVDRFKTLEKLKICKLCLSRSCRGKCKIAYKCRVEGCNSRHHTLMHCAEEVLQVHSETASPGTVIYRTMPITLYAERNSVDVIAFIDEGSSGTLLEAGVAKRLNVTGPTEPLVISWTNSIKREEHDSKRFSLKTSAQGSSERWNLLNVRTVSELLLPKPKKSVAEVIKKYKHLSDVPVLDHPNEAPSMIIGLDNIDLFAALETRIGNRGEPIAVRSKLGWTVYGVDGYRKVYNVPVNMHQIQSLDNRQLHDMMKQQYQLEELRSDNYNPPIANEEQRARDILEKTTCRVGDRFQTGLLWRDDVRELPESYPMAEKRMLQLSRKLSKKPDLNTAVCRMIQEYQDKGYAHELAESELVEGAYEPVWYLPLNVVQHAKKPDKIRLVWDAAASVDGVSLNSLLLKGPDMLVPLPKIICKFREKPIAFGGDIKEMFHQLRICEKDKHAQRFLFGTKPCGAPRVYVMDVATFGATCSPCSAQYVKNLNAREFAEQFPGAASAIIGNHYVDNYYDSADSVGEAVELAKDVRYHDVISETQDPKTYQTSSFMSSQMPARRPLDAWLT